In Carya illinoinensis cultivar Pawnee chromosome 6, C.illinoinensisPawnee_v1, whole genome shotgun sequence, a single genomic region encodes these proteins:
- the LOC122314285 gene encoding auxin-induced protein 15A-like, with protein sequence MGFRLPRIIQASKQNLQNTSSSTSSSQATSKAIDVPKGYFPVYVGESQKKRFVVPISYLSQPSFQDLLIQAEEEYGYNHPLGALTIPCKEDIFLDLTSRLSGS encoded by the coding sequence ATGGGTTTCCGTTTACCCAGAATTATTCAGGCCAGCAAGCAAAATCTTCAAAATACTTCAAGTAGTACTAGTTCAAGCCAAGCAACGTCGAAGGCCATAGATGTTCCAAAAGGCTATTTCCCAGTGTATGTTGGGGAGAGCCAAAAGAAACGGTTTGTGGTTCCAATATCTTACCTGAGCCAGCCTTCATTCCAAGACTTACTAATTCAAGCTGAGGAAGAATATGGATATAATCATCCTTTGGGTGCTCTCACAATCCCCTGCAAAGAAGATATCTTCCTTGATCTCACTTCTCGTCTAAGTGGATCATGA